One part of the Raphanus sativus cultivar WK10039 chromosome 7, ASM80110v3, whole genome shotgun sequence genome encodes these proteins:
- the LOC108814154 gene encoding uncharacterized protein LOC108814154 isoform X2 — MLDNLIAEYGHGYGNGYGHKDHRSRGYGFEEHKEYKSHMESEGGYFDRQARYDHRVRLPANHGRPPMAHMPLFDEDDSDVEEFYKSSRSHHTTVLPHHGKNHHQQPPHMNFMPPPPMSQPHHSGKMGNGWQGKHEDAYHGGHGMQHHGEYGMQQHGMQHHGEYGMKQHGMQHHGEYGMKHQDRLMAPQMSPHHVYMNPNHGTGSGHAVVVNASENWPVSNSGGGHYKAGWGSKGL; from the exons atgcttGACAATCTTATCGCAGAGTACGGGCACGGATACGGCAATGGCTACGGCCACAAGGATCACAGAAGCAGAGGCTACGGCTTTGAGGAGCACAAGGAGTACAAGTCTCATATGGAGTCAGAAGGAGGCTACTTTGACCGTCAAGCCCGCTACGACCACCGCGTGAGGCTTCCGGCCAACCACGGCCGTCCACCCATGGCTCACATGCCTCTCTTTGATGAAGACGACTCAGATGTAGAGGAATTCTATAAGAGCAGCCGAAGCCACCACACTACTGTGTTACCGCACCACGGCAAAAACCACCACCAGCAGCCACCTCATATGAACTTCATGCCCCCACCTCCGATGTCTCAACCTCACCATAGT GGAAAGATGGGTAATGGATGGCAGGGGAAGCATGAAGATGCATACCATGGCGGGCACGGGATGCAGCACCACGGTGAGTATGGGATGCAGCAGCACGGGATGCAGCACCACGGTGAGTACGGGATGAAGCAGCACGGGATGCAGCACCACGGTGAGTACGGGatgaagcaccaggacaggCTTATGGCTCCTCAGATGTCACCACATCATGTCTACATGAACCCAAACCATGGCACTGGCAGTGGCCATGCTGTAGTGGTCAATGCTTCGGAAAACTGGCCAGTCAGCAACAGCGGTGGCGGCCATTACAAGGCGGGGTGGGGGAGTAAGGGACTCTAG
- the LOC108814154 gene encoding uncharacterized protein LOC108814154 isoform X1: MLDNLIAEYGHGYGNGYGHKDHRSRGYGFEEHKEYKSHMESEGGYFDRQARYDHRVRLPANHGRPPMAHMPLFDEDDSDVEEFYKSSRSHHTTVLPHHGKNHHQQPPHMNFMPPPPMSQPHHSVSGKMGNGWQGKHEDAYHGGHGMQHHGEYGMQQHGMQHHGEYGMKQHGMQHHGEYGMKHQDRLMAPQMSPHHVYMNPNHGTGSGHAVVVNASENWPVSNSGGGHYKAGWGSKGL, from the exons atgcttGACAATCTTATCGCAGAGTACGGGCACGGATACGGCAATGGCTACGGCCACAAGGATCACAGAAGCAGAGGCTACGGCTTTGAGGAGCACAAGGAGTACAAGTCTCATATGGAGTCAGAAGGAGGCTACTTTGACCGTCAAGCCCGCTACGACCACCGCGTGAGGCTTCCGGCCAACCACGGCCGTCCACCCATGGCTCACATGCCTCTCTTTGATGAAGACGACTCAGATGTAGAGGAATTCTATAAGAGCAGCCGAAGCCACCACACTACTGTGTTACCGCACCACGGCAAAAACCACCACCAGCAGCCACCTCATATGAACTTCATGCCCCCACCTCCGATGTCTCAACCTCACCATAGTGTAAGT GGAAAGATGGGTAATGGATGGCAGGGGAAGCATGAAGATGCATACCATGGCGGGCACGGGATGCAGCACCACGGTGAGTATGGGATGCAGCAGCACGGGATGCAGCACCACGGTGAGTACGGGATGAAGCAGCACGGGATGCAGCACCACGGTGAGTACGGGatgaagcaccaggacaggCTTATGGCTCCTCAGATGTCACCACATCATGTCTACATGAACCCAAACCATGGCACTGGCAGTGGCCATGCTGTAGTGGTCAATGCTTCGGAAAACTGGCCAGTCAGCAACAGCGGTGGCGGCCATTACAAGGCGGGGTGGGGGAGTAAGGGACTCTAG
- the LOC108814963 gene encoding uncharacterized protein LOC108814963, which yields MNRYGRKDQRNCSYMSSDDSDSDCEAQPNHKLSRFVGNVAEKVVQPFEKATKMVVNPVFNFLFSPPKHGKKGKHGRHEDEYYGEHRMQHYREHRMQHNGSHGKKYQDRFMAPQVPPNYDSVNPSHGNGRAVVEKSSEYSRASNTSWGHH from the exons atgaaCAGGTACGGCCGAAAGGATCAAAGAAACTGCAGCTACATGAGCTCTGATGACTCAGACTCAGACTGCGAGGCTCAGCCTAACCACAAG CTTTCGAGGTTCGTAGGTAATGTGGCAGAGAAGGTGGTGCAGCCGTTTGAAAAAGCAACAAAGATGGTGGTGAACCCAGTATTCAACTTTCTCTTTTCTCCTCCCAAG CATGGAAAGAAGGGTAAGCATGGGCGGCATGAAGATGAATACTATGGCGAGCACAGGATGCAGCACTACAGAGAGCATAGGATGCAGCACAATGGCTCGCATGGGAAAAAGTACCAAGACAGGTTTATGGCTCCCCAGGTTCCTCCAAATTATGACAGTGTGAACCCCAGCCATGGCAATGGCCGTGCAGTAGTGGAGAAGTCTTCGGAGTACTCGCGGGCCAGTAACACCAGCTGGGGCCATCACTAG
- the LOC108816251 gene encoding F-box protein At1g30790-like — protein MEYRQQSLLGDGNCTSTIPLDLLVEILYLLPPKSLIRFQSVSKLWFSTIRSKVFADLFLTRSKARPHLLLSLSCYWSKECYIFSAPEHDNNDDDKSSTVMARDDMMNLEPGFYLDSGSINGFVCFRGERPDYNPITVYNPTTRQIVKLPDVTPDGRHLYARLGYDPVEDQYKVLCLMMFDHERRNNQLEHFVCTVSSSKKEWRKIENTTGDYYHSVYGETCIDGALYYGVGKSRIVKFNFRSEMIELIKTPKEAKIHRITLINYKGKLGGVDYSCTENFMTLWVLEDDKKQEWSSMRCDLPSTWEDLLGFYVRSKGVSHTGELMVFNPYLKQELESSQLFYVCYYNFDKKSIRKAEIRGMVDGDFRRIRGIGQLNGLMTILCFPGHIENIRFL, from the coding sequence ATGGAATATAGGCAACAGTCTCTTTTGGGTGATGGAAACTGCACAAGTACCATTCCTCTCGATCTCCTAGTTGAGATACTCTATCTACTCCCTCCCAAATCACTTATCAGATTCCAATCCGTGTCAAAGCTGTGGTTCTCTACTATCCGCAGTAAAGTTTTCGCAGACTTGTTCCTGACTAGGTCAAAGGCTCGTCCCCATCTCCTTTTATCCTTGAGTTGCTATTGGTCCAAAGAGTGTTACATCTTCTCGGCTCCTGAACATGACAACAACGACGATGACAAATCCTCCACAGTCATGGCCAGAGACGACATGATGAACTTGGAACCCGGCTTTTACTTGGACTCTGGTTCTATCAACGGTTTTGTCTGCTTCAGAGGTGAGAGACCCGATTATAATCCGATCACCGTTTATAATCCCACCACTAGACAAATTGTAAAATTGCCAGACGTTACACCCGACGGAAGACACTTGTACGCACGTCTTGGCTACGATCCAGTCGAAGATCAATACAAGGTGTTGTGTCTGATGATGTTCGACCATGAAAGGCGAAATAACCAACTGGAGCATTTTGTTTGCACTGTGAGTTCATCTAAGAAAGAGTGGAGAAAGATCGAGAACACGACCGGAGATTACTATCACTCTGTCTACGGAGAGACATGCATTGATGGTGCACTATACTACGGGGTTGGAAAGTCAAGAATAGTTAAGTTCAACTTTAGATCAGAGATGATTGAGCTTATTAAAACACCCAAAGAGGCGAAAATACACCGAATCACTCTTATAAATTACAAGGGGAAACTGGGAGGTGTAGATTATTCTTGCACTGAAAATTTTATGACATTGTGGGTTCTTGAGGATGACAAGAAACAGGAATGGTCGAGCATGAGGTGTGACTTACCTTCTACGTGGGAAGATTTACTTGGGTTTTACGTAAGGTCCAAAGGAGTGAGTCATACGGGAGAGCTTATGGTGTTCAACCCGTATTTAAAGCAAGAGTTAGAGTCATCTCAGCTATTTTATGTTTGCTATTATAATTTTGACAAAAAGAGTATAAGAAAAGCAGAGATCCGAGGAATGGTGGATGGTGATTTCAGACGTATCCGTGGGATCGGTCAGCTTAATGGTCTTATGACGATATTATGTTTTCCAGGTCACATTGAGAATATTAGGTTCTTGTGA
- the LOC108814210 gene encoding alpha-L-fucosidase 3, translating into MKSIISSLFALSLLSLSSAHAQCHFPAIFNFGDSNSDTGGLSAAFGQAGPPHGSSFFGSPSGRYCDGRLVIDFIAESLGLPYLSAFLDSVGSNFSHGANFATAGSPIRALNSTLRQSGFSPFSLDVQFVQFSNFHNRSQTVRSRGGIYTTMLPEADSFSQALYTFDIGQNDLTAGYFANKTVEQIGTVDVPEIISQFKNAVTYIYAQGGRYFWIHNTGPMGCLAYVIEWFPLKASDFDSHGCLSPLNHLAQQFNDALKQAVIELRASLSEAAITYVDVYSAKHELFVHAQGHGFKRSLVSCCGHGGKYNYNKNIWCGKKVTVKGKEVYIGKPCDEPDKAVIWDGVHFTQAANKFIFDKIATGLSMACHRQ; encoded by the exons ATGAAGTCAATCATATCTTCTTTGTTTGCTCTCTCTTTGCTATCACTATCATCAGCCCATGCTCAATGCCATTTCCCAGCAATCTTCAACTTCGGCGACTCTAACTCCGACACCGGCGGTCTCTCCGCCGCTTTTGGCCAGGCTGGTCCTCCTCACGGCTCTTCCTTCTTCGGCTCACCCTCAGGGAGGTACTGCGACGGTCGCCTTGTCATTGACTTCATAg CGGAGAGTCTTGGATTGCCATATCTAAGTGCGTTCCTAGACTCGGTTGGTTCGAACTTCAGCCACGGCGCTAACTTTGCTACGGCCGGATCTCCCATCAGAGCTCTCAACTCCACTCTTCGTCAAAGTGGTTTCAGTCCATTTTCACTCGATGTTCAGTTCGTACAGTTCTCCAATTTTCACAACAGATCCCAGACCGTTCGCAGTCGCG GAGGAATTTATACGACCATGCTGCCTGAAGCCGACAGTTTCTCTCAGGCGTTGTACACTTTTGACATCGGACAAAACGATCTCACTGCTGGTTACTTCGCCAATAAAACAGTGGAACAAATTGGAACAGTAGATGTTCCTGAGATCATCAGCCAGTTCAAGAATGCTGTCACG TATATTTACGCACAAGGAGGGAGATACTTTTGGATTCACAACACAGGACCTATGGGTTGTTTAGCGTATGTGATCGAATGGTTTCCGCTTAAGGCATCAGACTTTGATTCACATGGATGTCTCTCTCCCTTGAACCATTTGGCTCAACAATTCAATGACGCCTTAAAACAAGCAGTGATCGAGCTTAGAGCTTCCTTGTCTGAAGCCGCCATCACTTACGTAGATGTCTACTCTGCAAAGCATGAGTTGTTTGTTCACGCACAGGGTCACGGCTTCAAGAGGTCGTTGGTTTCATGTTGCGGTCATGGAGGTAAGTACAACTACAACAAAAACATTTGGTGTGGGAAGAAGGTGACTGTGAAAGGAAAAGAGGTTTACATTGGAAAGCCGTGCGATGAGCCTGACAAGGCTGTGATATGGGACGGTGTGCACTTCACGCAGGCTGCTAACAAATTTATCTTTGATAAGATTGCAACTGGGTTGAGCATGGCCTgtcacaggcagtga